The following coding sequences are from one Ornithodoros turicata isolate Travis chromosome 1, ASM3712646v1, whole genome shotgun sequence window:
- the LOC135377926 gene encoding dnaJ homolog subfamily A member 2-like, with amino-acid sequence MSDGKLYDILGVSRNASEHEIKKAYRKLAKEYHPDKNPQEGEKFKEISYAYEVLTDPRKREIYNTYGVNGLKEGGHDAGFPADDIFSHIFGGSPFGGMFGGMDGSSRRRRHRGEDTVHPLRVTLEDIYNGKTIKLQVDHTVICKGCDGMGGRAGANFKCSSCRGRGIKITFKQLGPNMMQQMQSACSECRGEGEIINEKDACKTCKGRKVVKETKVLEVHVDKGMRDSERIVFKGEGDQQARTEPGDVVIILQTKSHDLFHREGNDLYMTHTLTLTEALCGFELILKHLDGRDIVIRHPPGSVIEPRTLKGIRGEGMPIYRDPFEKGNLYIKFDVTFPENHFADETVLKEIESLIGDRPDAVKIPTGENVEEVDLHDYDPNMQENHQARSEAYEDDDDHQRGPGVQCSHQ; translated from the exons ATGTCTGATGGAAAGTTATACGACATATTGGGAGTTTCTAGAAATGCCAGTGAACATGAAATTAAAAAG GCCTACAGAAAACTGGCTAAAGAGTACCACCCAGACAAGAATCCTCAGGAGGGAGAAAAG TTCAAGGAAATTTCTTATGCATATGAAGTTTTGACAGATCCACGAAAGCGAGAGATCTACAACACCTACGGTGTAAATGGACTCAAAGAGGGTGGTCATGACG CTGGTTTTCCAGCTGATGACATCTTCTCGCACATTTTTGGTGGCAGCCCTTTTGGTGGCATGTTTGGAGGAATGGATGGTTCCTCTCGGAGACGGAGACATAGGGGTGAAGACACTGTGCATCCTCTACG AGTTACATTAGAAGACATCTACAATGGAAAGACTATCAAACTTCAGGTGGATCATACTGTCATCTGTAAAGGCTGTGATGG GATGGGAGGCAGGGCAGGAGCAAACTTCAAATGTTCAAGTTGCCGAGGCAGGGGTATCAAGATCACTTTTAAGCAGCTGGGTCCCAACATGATGCAACAAATGCAATCTGCCTGCTCTGAATGCCGAGGAGAAG GAGAGATAATAAATGAGAAAGATGCATGCAAGACCTGTAAGGGGCGCAAGGTTGTAAAAGAGACGAAGGTCCTTGAAGTACACGTCGACAAAGGCATGCGGGACAGTGAACGCATAGTGTTCAAGGGAGAGGGTGATCAACAGGCAA GAACTGAGCCAGGGGATGTCGTTATCATCCTTCAAACAAAGTCCCATGATCTGTTCCACCGCGAAGGGAATGACCTGTACATGACCCACACACTAACGTTGACGGAAGCACTCTGTGGCTTTGAGCTGATCCTGAAGCACCTTGATGGTCGTGACATTGTCATCAGGCATCCCCCTGGATCTGTCATTGAGCCTC GTACCTTGAAGGGCATAAGAGGGGAAGGCATGCCCATCTACAGGGACCCCTTTGAGAAAGGCAACCTCTATATCAAGTTTGACGTTACTTTCCCAGAGAACCACTTTGCTGATGAGACTGTTCTTAAG GAAATTGAATCCCTCATTGGTGACAGACCAGATGCTGTCAAAATTCCAACTGGTGAAAATGTTGAAGAGGTGGACCTCCATGACTATGACCCTAACATGCAAGAAAATCATCAGGCCCGGTCAGAAGCGTACGAAGATGATGACGACCACCAGCGTGGCCCTGGTGTGCAGTGTTCGCACCAGTAA